One genomic region from Microcella humidisoli encodes:
- a CDS encoding DUF4233 domain-containing protein gives MTDTTAAEQPARRPKRERGALESLLTVTLGMEVLAVIFGTLAINGLDIAPPGLVFGLGGVLVLLLLIATRVVRYRWGVWFGHALQLVLLSTGFIEVLAAVTAAIFVGFWIYCFVKGTQLDAAKRAASA, from the coding sequence GTGACCGACACCACCGCTGCAGAACAGCCCGCCCGCCGACCGAAGCGCGAACGCGGCGCCCTCGAGTCGCTGCTGACCGTGACGCTCGGCATGGAGGTGCTCGCCGTCATCTTCGGCACCCTCGCCATCAACGGCCTCGACATCGCCCCGCCCGGGCTCGTGTTCGGCCTCGGCGGCGTGCTCGTGCTGCTGCTGCTCATCGCCACGCGCGTCGTGCGCTACCGCTGGGGCGTGTGGTTCGGCCACGCGCTGCAGCTCGTGCTGCTCTCGACCGGATTCATCGAAGTGCTCGCGGCCGTCACCGCCGCGATCTTCGTGGGATTCTGGATCTACTGCTTCGTCAAGGGCACCCAGCTCGACGCCGCGAAGCGCGCAGCCTCCGCCTGA
- the ndk gene encoding nucleoside-diphosphate kinase has translation MTTTVEETLVLIKPDGVARGLTGEILRRIEAKGYQLVDLRMVQPDRDLLSAHYAEHEGKPFYEPLIEFMESGPVVAARVAGNRVIEGFRSLAGTTDPTTAAPGTIRGDLGRDWGLRVQQNLVHGSDSPESAARELALWFA, from the coding sequence ATGACCACCACCGTCGAAGAGACCCTTGTGCTGATCAAGCCCGATGGCGTCGCCCGCGGCCTGACCGGCGAGATTCTGCGCCGCATCGAGGCGAAGGGCTACCAGCTCGTCGACCTTCGCATGGTGCAGCCCGATCGCGACCTGCTCTCCGCCCACTACGCCGAGCACGAGGGCAAGCCCTTCTACGAGCCGCTCATCGAGTTCATGGAGTCGGGCCCCGTGGTGGCCGCGCGTGTCGCCGGCAATCGCGTCATCGAAGGCTTCCGCTCGCTCGCCGGCACGACCGACCCCACGACCGCCGCTCCCGGCACCATCCGCGGCGACCTCGGCCGCGACTGGGGCCTGCGCGTGCAGCAGAACCTCGTGCACGGCAGCGACTCGCCCGAGAGCGCCGCGCGCGAGCTCGCCCTCTGGTTCGCCTGA
- a CDS encoding bifunctional folylpolyglutamate synthase/dihydrofolate synthase: MSGDERERDAAQAAADRAAAETVHAELLARGSEGSPQPRLDAARRAVELLGDPQRSFAIVHITGTNGKTSTARMIESILRAYGLRTGLLTSPHLLRINERIVIDGEPIADRALADNWADVAPYLLMVDAELAASGEPALTNFEALTALAYASFADAPVDVAVIEVGMGGEWDSTNVADGDVAVLTPVALDHTRHLGSTVAEIARTKAGIIKPAATVVTALQATEAMDEIVSAAAHNEAEVVAEGVGFALLDARLAVGGQLIDVRGRAGEYRELFLPLFGEHQAHNAAVAIAAVESFLGDGTQPLADDVLTEGFATVTSPGRLQLIGIEPSVLVDAAHNPHGAEALARALMGSFAFDSITAIIGVLAEKDERGIIEALDPIVDRFIVTRSDSPRAVDADELAEIVTAVAGPDRVRIEPDLAVALDEARDEAGPNDAVLVTGSITLVGQAMLIAREQNWAL, encoded by the coding sequence ATGAGCGGCGACGAGCGCGAGCGCGATGCCGCGCAGGCCGCGGCCGACCGCGCCGCGGCCGAGACCGTGCACGCCGAACTGCTCGCGCGCGGCAGCGAGGGCAGCCCGCAGCCGCGCCTCGACGCCGCCCGCCGGGCGGTCGAGCTGCTCGGCGACCCGCAGCGCAGCTTCGCGATCGTGCACATCACCGGCACGAACGGCAAGACCTCGACGGCGCGCATGATCGAGAGCATCCTGCGCGCCTACGGCCTGCGCACGGGCCTGCTCACGAGTCCGCACCTGCTGCGCATCAACGAGCGCATCGTCATCGACGGTGAGCCCATCGCCGACCGGGCGCTCGCCGACAACTGGGCCGACGTCGCGCCCTACCTGCTCATGGTCGACGCCGAGCTCGCGGCGAGCGGCGAGCCCGCGCTCACCAACTTCGAGGCGCTCACGGCGCTCGCCTACGCGAGCTTCGCCGACGCGCCCGTCGACGTGGCCGTCATCGAGGTGGGCATGGGCGGCGAGTGGGATTCGACCAACGTGGCCGACGGCGACGTGGCCGTGCTCACCCCGGTCGCGCTCGACCACACCCGCCACCTCGGCAGCACGGTCGCCGAGATCGCGCGCACCAAGGCGGGCATCATCAAGCCCGCGGCCACCGTCGTCACCGCGCTGCAGGCGACCGAGGCCATGGATGAGATCGTCAGCGCCGCCGCCCACAACGAGGCCGAGGTCGTCGCCGAAGGGGTCGGCTTCGCGCTGCTGGATGCCCGCCTCGCGGTCGGCGGACAGCTCATCGACGTGCGCGGCCGGGCGGGGGAGTACCGCGAGCTCTTCCTGCCCCTCTTCGGCGAGCATCAGGCGCACAACGCCGCCGTGGCCATCGCGGCCGTCGAATCGTTCCTCGGCGACGGCACGCAGCCGCTCGCCGACGACGTGCTCACCGAGGGCTTCGCCACGGTCACGAGCCCCGGGCGCTTGCAGCTCATCGGCATCGAGCCAAGCGTGCTCGTCGACGCGGCCCACAACCCGCACGGTGCTGAAGCGCTCGCCCGCGCGCTCATGGGCTCGTTCGCCTTCGACTCGATCACCGCCATCATCGGCGTGCTCGCCGAGAAGGACGAGCGCGGCATCATCGAGGCGCTCGACCCGATCGTCGACCGCTTCATCGTCACGCGCAGCGACTCGCCGCGCGCCGTCGACGCCGACGAGCTCGCCGAGATCGTCACTGCGGTCGCCGGCCCCGACCGCGTGCGCATCGAGCCCGACCTCGCCGTCGCGCTCGACGAGGCGCGCGACGAGGCCGGACCGAACGACGCCGTGCTCGTGACGGGCTCGATCACTCTTGTCGGTCAGGCGATGCTCATCGCGCGCGAGCAGAATTGGGCGCTGTGA
- a CDS encoding NDP-hexose 2,3-dehydratase family protein, with amino-acid sequence MTTERARVSDWLATVADSAELEVTPARLSDSTDWAVRDGAIRHRSDRFFRVVGVRTAQGDQPLLEQREIGTLGFLCRGDARREVLVHAKVEPGNVGGAQLAPTVQATASNADRVHGGAAPPFSREFASDAVRLRSRVLGSEQGTRFAGKLNANVIAEAVAVLDHGAAHRWMPVDEILDLLAHDWLVNTDARSVLVTASWPALLGREPFTRHRDAWSARLAASLRATDDVHAVTESLLAARRAAAAPQWIAVDALDGWRLDDIGITPLASGPFHVRHIAVRCWGREVERWDQPIIDSVDDGLVEVWVDDRGPHPLFGLTPVTEPGLLHRVELTATRVRAPGERSREAPTAGEVIAAVHQSDEGGRFLHDRSRYALVRVDDPSSAPEGTLWLSLAQLVVLMREGEWTTNEARSALSLLLPWL; translated from the coding sequence ATGACGACCGAGCGAGCGCGAGTCAGCGACTGGCTCGCGACGGTCGCTGATAGCGCCGAGCTGGAGGTCACCCCTGCCCGTCTGAGCGACTCGACCGACTGGGCCGTGCGCGACGGCGCCATTCGGCACCGCAGCGACCGCTTCTTCCGGGTGGTTGGCGTGCGCACCGCGCAGGGTGATCAGCCGCTGCTCGAGCAGCGCGAGATCGGCACGCTGGGCTTTCTGTGCCGGGGAGATGCCCGGCGTGAGGTGCTCGTGCACGCCAAGGTCGAGCCCGGCAATGTCGGCGGCGCGCAACTGGCCCCGACCGTGCAGGCCACCGCGAGCAACGCCGATCGCGTGCACGGCGGAGCCGCACCGCCGTTCAGCCGGGAGTTCGCGTCGGACGCCGTGCGGCTGCGCTCGCGGGTGCTCGGCAGCGAGCAGGGAACGCGCTTTGCCGGCAAGCTCAACGCCAACGTCATCGCCGAAGCCGTCGCAGTGCTCGACCACGGTGCCGCCCACCGCTGGATGCCCGTCGACGAGATTCTCGATCTGCTCGCCCACGACTGGCTCGTCAACACGGATGCTCGCTCGGTGCTCGTGACGGCGAGCTGGCCTGCGCTGCTGGGCCGCGAACCGTTCACGCGGCATCGCGATGCGTGGAGTGCGCGCCTCGCCGCCTCGCTGCGCGCCACCGATGACGTGCACGCGGTCACCGAGTCCCTGCTCGCGGCCCGCCGCGCGGCGGCGGCGCCCCAGTGGATCGCCGTCGACGCGCTCGACGGCTGGCGGCTCGACGACATCGGGATCACTCCGCTCGCGTCCGGGCCGTTCCACGTGCGGCACATCGCCGTGCGGTGCTGGGGTCGCGAAGTCGAGCGCTGGGATCAGCCGATCATCGACAGCGTCGACGACGGGCTCGTCGAAGTGTGGGTCGATGACCGCGGGCCGCATCCCCTGTTCGGGTTGACGCCCGTGACCGAGCCGGGGCTGCTGCACCGTGTCGAGCTGACGGCTACGCGGGTGCGCGCACCGGGCGAGCGGTCACGCGAGGCGCCGACGGCGGGCGAAGTGATCGCCGCCGTGCATCAGTCCGACGAAGGCGGTCGGTTCTTGCACGACCGCTCCCGCTACGCGCTCGTGCGCGTCGATGACCCCAGCTCGGCGCCGGAGGGCACGCTGTGGCTCTCGCTCGCGCAGCTCGTCGTGCTCATGCGCGAGGGCGAGTGGACGACGAACGAAGCCCGCAGCGCCCTGTCGCTGCTGCTGCCGTGGCTGTGA